A window of Chthoniobacterales bacterium contains these coding sequences:
- a CDS encoding UMP kinase, whose protein sequence is MSDSPKFRRIVLKLSGEALRDPGSKDNISPQIVNRMAQEIKEVLDLGVQVAVVVGGGNIWRGQAAAHRGMNRTTADYMGMLATVINGMALMSGLEDLGVTTRVQTAIEMNNVAEPFILRRALRHLERGHVVIFVAGTGNPFFSTDTTAALRANEIGANAILKATKVDGVYDADPVKHPEAKKFDRITYAEALQRRLQVMDSTAFSLCMDNKIPIVVFDMAPHGNIRRAAMGEPVGTLVSND, encoded by the coding sequence CGATCCGGGTAGCAAGGACAACATCTCGCCCCAAATCGTCAATCGCATGGCGCAGGAGATCAAAGAGGTCCTAGACCTCGGTGTCCAAGTCGCCGTGGTCGTCGGCGGAGGGAATATCTGGCGCGGCCAAGCGGCTGCGCATCGCGGAATGAACCGCACCACCGCCGACTACATGGGCATGCTCGCCACGGTCATCAACGGCATGGCCCTGATGAGCGGGCTGGAAGACCTCGGGGTGACCACGAGGGTGCAGACGGCCATCGAGATGAACAACGTGGCCGAGCCATTCATTCTCCGCCGTGCTCTCCGCCACCTCGAGCGCGGTCACGTCGTGATTTTCGTGGCCGGCACCGGCAATCCGTTTTTCTCCACGGACACCACCGCCGCGCTGCGCGCGAACGAGATCGGTGCGAACGCGATCCTCAAGGCGACCAAAGTCGACGGCGTTTACGATGCCGACCCCGTGAAGCACCCGGAGGCGAAGAAATTCGACAGGATCACCTACGCGGAAGCCCTGCAGCGCCGGTTGCAGGTGATGGACTCGACCGCGTTCAGCCTCTGCATGGACAACAAAATCCCCATCGTTGTTTTCGACATGGCGCCGCACGGCAACATACGCCGCGCCGCCATGGGTGAGCCGGTGGGTACGCTTGTCTCCAACGACTGA